A DNA window from Seriola aureovittata isolate HTS-2021-v1 ecotype China chromosome 8, ASM2101889v1, whole genome shotgun sequence contains the following coding sequences:
- the LOC130174128 gene encoding G protein-regulated inducer of neurite outgrowth 1 has product MGSIKDEMRGLREDHQPREKTDDGEHPGGSNGSSVPEGPQINTSQESTTQGDYQPKLHTNASHTEEGGNNPVSKDPVLSGGDRDNTDSIGVKDHTQTDAIPLTQQPEADSTTTAVHNNMTICNKLLNDGEGDAEIQREESQDKSVGQDREKEAEIESILVPVPSTPNPSDPRSPDPRSPAPLGQQHMRTQVSLEVVQCCSAATSPMTPPEGGHSYFFPSSFGRSEGVGSDTQDAELQVGRQVEFCSVATSPMTPKTPSTTAFPELIGREAVQKEEKVKKSEDQRESGQHESFPVTKSLAEAESEITGAMKFTTSKELTEGFSSNASPESSASCPAAGLMESQVTREDSNQQCKQQRMGSMDQDITILVTHYSNGEEEGEEKAELSFYSIEPEMVKIDEYEELSENKSDGKETAASDQAQDTSNTNPPQTKIEESSVPASDQPKAEIKDTREEVKDVSVTKPPVPESPAPFGCHNIRTQVSLEVVQCQSVATSPMTPPEGDQAFYFPSSFGRCGAVGAETKDAELQVGQQVEFRSVATAPMTPRTPTTTTFPEIRKEASIEEKIVEEEEDKKEEDEEEALKEEERVTKEKKVEAAEEDKEEAIHCNEKGEEKCEEPVQEVSWDEKGMTWEVYGAVVEVAVLGSAIQKHLEKQVKKQKRQPSMPPPPPLNPSAIPLTSESAQGGSGSGKGRAGKRGEEDGKVSRRRRNPFRLLMENMQQPHCCSRAHTTE; this is encoded by the coding sequence ATGGGAAGTATTAAGGACGAGATGAGAGGTCTCAGAGAGGACCACCAGCCTCGTGAGAAGACAGATGATGGAGAGCATCCAGGCGGCTCAAATGGCAGCTCTGTGCCTGAGGGACCTCAGATAAACACGAGTCAAGAGTCAACAACTCAAGGGGACTATCAGCCAAAACTACACACGAATGCCAGCCACACTGAGGAGGGAGGCAATAATCCAGTATCCAAAGATCCAGTGCTCTCAGGAGGGGATAGAGACAACACTGACTCTATAGGTGTTAAAGACCATACGCAGACTGATGCCATCCCTCTGACACAACAACCTGAAGCTGATAGTACAACGACAGCTGtacacaacaacatgacaatCTGTAATAAGCTCCTGAATGATGGTGAAGGAGATGCTGAAATTCAGAGGGAAGAGTCTCAGGATAAAAGCGTGGgtcaggacagagagaaagaggcagaaattGAGAGTATCTTGGTGCCTGTGCCATCAACTCCAAACCCTTCCGACCCACGTTCCCCCGACCCACGTTCCCCAGCTCCTTTGGGACAGCAGCACATGCGCACGCAGGTGAGCCTGGAGGTGGTCCAGTGTTGCTCTGCAGCCACCAGCCCCATGACTCCTCCCGAGGGCGGCCATTCCTACTTCTTCCCAAGCTCTTTTGGTAGATCCGAAGGTGTGGGCTCTGACACTCAAGATGCTGAGCTACAGGTGGGTCGGCAGGTGGAGTTCTGCTCTGTTGCCACCTCACCCATGACCCCAAAAACGCCTTCGACCACTGCTTTCCCAGAGCTTATCGGGAGGGAGGCGGtgcagaaggaggagaaagtgaaaaagagtGAGGATCAGAGAGAGAGTGGCCAGCACGAGAGTTTCCCTGTGACAAAGAGTCTGGCAGAAGCTGAGTCAGAGATAACTGGAGCTATGAAATTCACCACTTCAAAGGAGCTGACCGAAGGCTTCAGCTCAAATGCATCTCCAGAGAGCTCTGCCAGCTGCCCAGCTGCTGGGTTAATGGAGTCACAAGTAACTCGGGAGGATAGtaatcagcagtgtaagcagCAGAGGATGGGAAGTATGGATCAGGACATTACAATCCTGGTGACCCACTATAGCAATGgtgaggaggaaggggaagagAAGGCTGAGTTATCTTTTTATTCCATTGAGCCAGAGATGGTCAAGATAGACGAATATGAGGAGCTCAGTGAAAACAAGAGTGATGGGAAGGAAACTGCTGCTTCTGATCAGGCACAGGACACCTCAAATACAAACCCCCCACAAACCAAAATTGAAGAATCATCTGTTCCTGCTAGCGACCAACCAAAAGCTGAGATCAAAGACACACGTGAAGAGGTAAAAGATGTTTCTGTGACAAAACCTCCTGTCCCCGAATCTCCAGCTCCCTTCGGCTGCCACAACATCCGCACACAGGTGAGCCTGGAGGTGGTGCAGTGTCAGTCTGTGGCTACCAGCCCTATGACTCCTCCTGAGGGGGACCAAGCCTTCTACTTCCCAAGCTCCTTTGGGAGATGTGGAGCTGTGGGTGCGGAGACTAAAGACGCTGAGCTGCAGGTGGGTCAACAGGTGGAGTTTCGCTCTGTCGCCACAGCGCCCATGACGCCAAGGACGCCCACCACCACGACTTTTCCTGAGATCAGGAAGGAGGCTAGTATAGAGGAGAAGatagtggaggaggaagaagataaaaaggaggaggacgaggaggaagcacttaaagaggaggagagagtaaccaaagagaaaaaagtggaGGCAGCTGaagaggacaaagaggaggcAATACATTGTAATGAGAAAGGTGAGGAGAAATGTGAGGAGCCGGTGCAGGAGGTGAGCTGGGACGAGAAAGGAATGACGTGGGAGGTGTACGGGGCGGTGGTGGAAGTGGCCGTGCTGGGCTCAGCCATCCAGAAACACCTGGAGAAACAGGTGAAGAAGCAGAAGAGGCAGCCCTCCAtgcctccccctcctccgcTCAACCCCTCGGCCATACCCCTCACCTCAGAGTCCGCCCAGGGGGGGTCAGGGTCGGGTAAAGGCCGGGCcgggaagagaggggaggaggatggGAAGGTGAGCCGACGCAGAAGAAACCCGTTCCGCCTGCTGATGGAGAACATGCAGCAGCCACATTGTTGCTCCAGAGCTCATACCACCGAGTGA